GAGCCCTGGAGGAATGCGGTGTGCCGGAAGATATTGAAACGATACTTAAGGGGCCAACATCGGTTATCTTTGCCGAGGATGACGCGGTGGCACCGGCAAGGCTTTTGAAGAATTTCCCCAGTCTCAAATTCAAGGGTGCCTATTTAGAGAAGACCATTTATCCGGCAGAACGGTTTGATTTCCTTGTTAATCTGCCGACAAAGGATGAGCTCCGCACCCAGTTGGTAGGGGTGCTTATGAGTCCAATTGCCGAACTTTTGGGCGTGCTTGAGGGGCTTTTGGGGGAACTTGTCTGGGTTTTTGAAGAGATGCAAAGGCGCCCGCAATCCCAACAGGGTGCTTAAGGAATAGAATTGCTGCTTCTAAGCTTGATTTGGATGAGTTTTAAGAAAGAACCAAGGAGGA
Above is a window of candidate division WOR-3 bacterium DNA encoding:
- the rplJ gene encoding 50S ribosomal protein L10; this translates as MGKAEKVKVIEELKERIKRSEAIYFVDFTGVPANDFNDLRRTARAQGLKVKVVKNQLALRALEECGVPEDIETILKGPTSVIFAEDDAVAPARLLKNFPSLKFKGAYLEKTIYPAERFDFLVNLPTKDELRTQLVGVLMSPIAELLGVLEGLLGELVWVFEEMQRRPQSQQGA